Proteins encoded together in one Pontiella desulfatans window:
- a CDS encoding metallophosphoesterase family protein — translation MKASGILTAAFLLASWTCGATVVLNTDLEADTIGSDPAMSGTGDIGGAYVAGGGDQSVQANPEASGNTSAKVLFGGDQTANFNQGVLYFAGGSQPIDGLSIAYDFYCANNGGNANEGVRVALRNSADDANAFFLRNDRDGTIKINGADHASPNAGQDIWQHFSGTFILTAPGFYDFAWAITNLETGTEVAAGIASAQDLSGGNLADGLACGLFLEMADPDDPATFQGYIDNVHVVSLAHAADPTTPPVLLVGLDPALAAYDGGAVDDGGSGGSASGITQPVLENGFAFNVTFIPSTADSNGTVMVAEIGGTSNGSGIYLVNGVPTFISKQGSSDGVVQDSLADTGLPAVAVQSTYGALSAGTEYTLAATWDHAGILGLAVFDGSSVVPDTFATTGSADDWSGNETLSVGIKSNNGSTGGLSGNNSSGDFGVFDVTQASGLQLPCNIVRAMYWNDYASFVAPTSVYTRVNAGAMEIGEGLPITISWETTEVTAFGSVEFSSDYPASFSNQTGTATSGTIDVYAAGGIVPLTVTLTFKTVAGAVEAVRDICFARASGTNDVVRPWLSPDHFSVPLYDWQNINGTYACIKAGAGRVVHYLPNQLQPSSALNTSVKIARVDAAFAGAAGFRFAIRGALLDDFRHNIVHGSGYDAGLRTDGTLFVGDQQVAAEWEPGTTYTLEFSLMPSGGSHLAELVLKNGALTVASVQKSYPSSDMSGNLALMCEADSDGQYGSPLVLFDDWQVSGSNLRAGESWGPILWAQHTLSKGTLKLTAQFPPIATNDNHTATLEIDTGSGWSQVASALIDDEARVALFKVPGWDDTADTPYRVVYELDGSTNFFPGTVRRDPVDEDELSVAVFTGNTSIAFPNHDIVSRVAQYNPDMLFFTGDQLYENDYAFGGKVTSPVDKATLDYLRKWYFFGWAFRDVMRDRPTITIPDDHDAWGANLFGSGGNYTTKVNDGGYLMPGEWVNMMERTQTANLPDPYDPAPIEQGIGAYFTDLLYGRVSFAILEDRKFKSGFTGSDGEIPLEDKIQLGDRQLAFVDAWARDWSGADMKATLHQTVFDQCHSHAGEANEYTPKGADEDANGWPSPARTRSVTRIRKAFANMIGGDNHLPTVAHIGIDDWEDAGVSFSCPSIAAGYPRKWDPVEDPAIESSWQPGWPDYVDAFLSTSPTYDGKRYLGRYRSRHNHPLTMVAAANPDRWGGNTAGDVDMLDRKSSGFGVVRFNKRTRDVTIECWRILGDLNDPARGQFDGWPVTHRQSDNYGRDAVGYLPVIEDLQFNEPVVEVLDETSGELVYSIRAQGRRFRPHVFSNTTYSVRYGDPETDTWVTRYGQAMTPSSELLRTFEAENPYIIIGEQTRLLWDAPGADGAAIDSGIGDVSRRMFNGVGSLEVAPTADTAYTLTTTNSTLTEQASVLVRVFQTLEQWQAVHFTPGELLNPAISADDADPDKDGIANILEYVMMTDPWADSRSALPNLNIVPDPQGAAGTLFLEMTARGILQVNNARYVVQYSEDLVDWFDLDVVQMLSTGVAQSGGANQTDTLGFASDAALPSSTTKGFYRVQLQAE, via the coding sequence ATGAAAGCATCAGGAATCTTGACGGCGGCCTTTTTGCTGGCTTCGTGGACATGTGGCGCAACCGTTGTGCTGAACACGGACCTCGAGGCCGACACCATCGGCAGCGATCCGGCCATGTCGGGCACCGGCGATATCGGCGGTGCCTACGTCGCCGGCGGCGGCGACCAGTCGGTTCAGGCCAATCCGGAAGCGAGCGGGAACACCAGTGCCAAGGTGCTGTTCGGCGGCGACCAGACCGCCAACTTCAATCAGGGCGTCCTCTATTTCGCCGGCGGCAGCCAGCCCATCGACGGCCTCTCCATCGCCTACGACTTCTACTGCGCCAACAACGGCGGTAATGCCAACGAAGGCGTCCGCGTCGCCCTGCGCAACTCGGCGGATGACGCCAATGCCTTTTTCCTGCGCAACGACCGCGATGGAACCATCAAGATCAACGGAGCGGATCATGCCTCCCCGAATGCCGGGCAGGATATCTGGCAGCACTTCAGCGGGACGTTCATCCTGACCGCTCCAGGCTTCTACGATTTTGCCTGGGCAATCACCAACCTGGAAACGGGGACGGAGGTTGCGGCGGGAATTGCTTCCGCTCAGGATCTCTCCGGCGGCAATCTGGCGGACGGGCTGGCCTGCGGATTGTTCCTCGAGATGGCCGATCCTGACGATCCGGCAACCTTCCAGGGCTATATCGATAACGTGCACGTCGTCTCCCTGGCGCACGCCGCCGATCCGACCACGCCTCCCGTGCTGCTGGTCGGTCTCGATCCCGCGCTGGCGGCCTATGACGGCGGGGCGGTGGATGACGGCGGCTCCGGCGGCAGCGCATCGGGTATCACTCAGCCCGTGCTGGAAAACGGCTTTGCCTTCAACGTCACCTTCATCCCGTCGACGGCCGATTCCAACGGCACGGTAATGGTGGCGGAGATCGGCGGAACCTCCAATGGATCGGGTATCTATCTGGTCAACGGTGTTCCGACCTTCATTTCCAAACAGGGAAGCAGCGATGGCGTGGTGCAGGATTCGTTGGCCGACACCGGGCTGCCCGCCGTTGCGGTGCAGTCGACCTACGGCGCGCTCTCCGCCGGAACGGAATACACGTTGGCGGCCACCTGGGATCATGCCGGTATCCTCGGGCTGGCGGTGTTCGACGGAAGCTCCGTGGTACCCGATACCTTTGCCACGACGGGGAGTGCCGATGACTGGTCGGGCAACGAGACGCTGTCGGTGGGTATCAAGTCGAACAACGGTTCCACGGGCGGCCTTTCCGGCAACAACTCATCGGGCGACTTCGGCGTTTTCGACGTCACCCAGGCCTCCGGGCTGCAGCTGCCGTGCAACATCGTTCGCGCAATGTATTGGAACGACTACGCATCCTTTGTCGCGCCCACCTCGGTCTACACGCGCGTAAACGCCGGCGCCATGGAGATCGGCGAAGGGCTGCCGATCACCATCAGTTGGGAAACCACCGAAGTTACAGCGTTTGGAAGTGTGGAGTTTTCATCCGACTATCCGGCGAGCTTCAGCAACCAAACCGGGACGGCAACCAGCGGAACGATCGATGTTTATGCCGCGGGTGGCATTGTGCCGCTCACAGTCACGCTCACCTTCAAAACCGTTGCCGGGGCCGTCGAAGCAGTACGCGACATCTGTTTTGCGCGCGCATCCGGAACAAACGATGTTGTTCGGCCGTGGCTCAGTCCCGACCATTTTTCCGTGCCGCTCTACGACTGGCAGAACATCAACGGCACCTATGCCTGCATCAAGGCCGGTGCGGGGCGGGTGGTGCACTATCTCCCGAACCAGCTCCAGCCTTCAAGCGCACTCAACACAAGCGTGAAGATCGCCCGGGTGGATGCGGCCTTTGCCGGTGCGGCAGGTTTCCGCTTCGCCATTCGCGGCGCGCTACTCGATGACTTCCGCCACAACATCGTCCATGGCTCCGGCTACGATGCCGGACTCCGGACGGACGGCACGCTTTTTGTCGGCGATCAGCAAGTGGCCGCCGAATGGGAACCGGGAACGACCTACACGCTGGAATTTTCGTTAATGCCATCCGGCGGCAGCCACCTTGCCGAGTTGGTGCTGAAGAACGGAGCCCTCACCGTCGCCTCTGTCCAGAAGAGTTACCCCTCGAGCGATATGTCCGGCAACCTGGCGTTGATGTGCGAAGCCGATTCGGACGGGCAGTATGGCTCGCCACTGGTGCTGTTCGACGATTGGCAGGTTTCGGGTTCCAATCTGCGCGCCGGCGAATCGTGGGGCCCCATCCTCTGGGCGCAGCATACGCTGAGCAAAGGCACGCTCAAACTGACCGCCCAGTTCCCGCCCATCGCCACGAACGACAACCACACCGCCACATTGGAAATCGATACCGGTTCCGGCTGGTCGCAGGTGGCCTCGGCACTGATCGACGACGAGGCGCGCGTGGCGCTCTTCAAGGTGCCGGGCTGGGACGACACGGCGGACACGCCCTACCGTGTGGTGTACGAGCTGGACGGTTCCACCAACTTTTTCCCGGGCACCGTCCGGCGCGATCCGGTCGATGAAGACGAACTCTCCGTCGCGGTCTTTACCGGAAACACCAGCATCGCCTTTCCGAATCACGATATTGTCAGCCGCGTAGCGCAGTACAACCCGGATATGCTCTTCTTCACCGGCGACCAGCTCTACGAAAACGACTATGCCTTCGGTGGCAAGGTCACGAGTCCTGTCGACAAGGCGACGCTCGACTACCTGCGCAAATGGTATTTCTTCGGCTGGGCGTTCCGCGATGTGATGCGCGACCGACCGACCATCACCATTCCCGACGACCACGACGCGTGGGGCGCCAACCTGTTCGGCTCCGGCGGGAACTACACCACCAAGGTGAATGACGGCGGCTACCTGATGCCCGGCGAATGGGTCAATATGATGGAGCGCACGCAGACGGCCAATCTGCCCGACCCATACGATCCCGCGCCGATCGAGCAGGGGATCGGGGCCTATTTCACCGACCTGCTCTACGGCCGCGTCAGTTTCGCCATCCTCGAAGACCGCAAGTTCAAGAGCGGCTTCACCGGTTCCGATGGTGAGATCCCGCTGGAGGACAAGATCCAGCTCGGCGACCGCCAGCTGGCCTTCGTCGATGCCTGGGCGCGCGACTGGAGCGGAGCCGACATGAAGGCCACGCTGCATCAGACCGTTTTCGACCAGTGCCATTCCCACGCAGGCGAAGCCAATGAATATACGCCGAAGGGCGCCGACGAGGATGCCAACGGATGGCCGTCTCCAGCCCGGACTCGGTCGGTGACCCGCATCCGCAAGGCCTTTGCCAATATGATCGGCGGCGATAATCATCTGCCGACCGTTGCCCATATCGGCATCGACGATTGGGAGGATGCCGGCGTCTCCTTTTCCTGTCCGTCCATCGCCGCCGGTTATCCGCGCAAGTGGGATCCCGTAGAGGATCCGGCCATCGAATCGTCCTGGCAACCCGGCTGGCCGGACTATGTCGATGCGTTCCTTTCCACCAGCCCGACCTATGACGGCAAGCGCTATCTCGGTCGCTACCGCAGCCGCCATAACCATCCGCTGACCATGGTGGCCGCCGCCAATCCCGACCGCTGGGGCGGTAACACCGCCGGCGATGTGGACATGCTCGACCGCAAGTCGTCCGGCTTCGGCGTGGTGCGTTTCAACAAGCGCACGCGCGATGTCACCATTGAATGCTGGCGCATCCTCGGCGACCTCAACGATCCTGCCAGGGGGCAGTTCGACGGGTGGCCGGTCACTCATCGCCAGTCCGACAACTATGGACGCGATGCCGTCGGCTACCTGCCGGTGATTGAAGATCTCCAGTTCAACGAGCCGGTGGTGGAAGTGCTTGATGAAACGAGTGGTGAGCTGGTCTATTCCATCCGGGCGCAGGGGCGGCGCTTCCGGCCGCATGTCTTCAGCAACACCACCTACTCCGTGCGCTACGGCGATCCGGAAACCGATACGTGGGTGACCCGTTATGGTCAGGCCATGACGCCTTCTTCGGAGCTGCTGCGCACCTTCGAGGCGGAGAACCCCTACATCATCATCGGCGAACAGACCCGCCTGCTCTGGGATGCGCCGGGCGCTGATGGTGCCGCGATCGACTCCGGCATCGGCGATGTTTCTCGCCGCATGTTCAATGGAGTAGGTTCCTTGGAGGTTGCTCCGACCGCGGACACGGCCTACACACTGACCACGACCAATTCAACGCTAACGGAGCAGGCTTCGG
- a CDS encoding sulfatase-like hydrolase/transferase, protein MNKVVWFAVLLSLAASSLCAQALILHADFESYAQVASTSAGAGLESAFPAGSDVGATYSPGGGVQWIGANPAANGNGSAQVLAGGDQAANFNQGVLLFAGGAQNVQGLRIAYDFYCAGSNGDANEGVRIGFRDSADSSNGFFIRNDRDGTIKINGTDHPSPNAGQDTWQRFSGSFIQAAPGLYDFAWSITNLETGAEVAAGISLSQAAGVFADGQSAGLFIEFADPSNAAGFTGMVDHISVTLETVQAAPQPPAGVQAAATNGTQIRVDWLPVPGVDSYTVYRTTLGGTFDAPLQAGVTAPFFTDTTAAPFTLYRYAVSCVSNGLESALSTEASTLVASVSYDPPNDLNILFIFIDDIGWGDLSCYGSTVTNKAGGVITPNLDAIAAAGIRFTDGYVSAPVCSPSRVSVMTGLMPQRFAIHDFLANKSTNDDKKQNDWLQAGTVSAARLFNDAGYATGMFGKWHMGGGRDVDDAPFPQDYGFDESLTSFEGMGDRILYLDDGATHNLSSQNADVPGSIEWVEWEIGADRFTDAAIGFISRAVASNRNFYVHVPHDDTHSPYDTDPGKENDFDHITGNTTAKLFLSELHELDKEIGRLMDALDALGAADNTLVVVVGDNGAPNDSVTPLLSRNGSLTGGKWDLWEGGIREPFFIRCPGIVPAGRVNSGTAVSTLDLLPTYAALAGLELPNAPFDGEDMSDVFTGSSRARQRPLFWERAYFSGAINNGAPTLAMRNGDYKLLMEPDGSDAQLYHIATDKEESINLIADAGLQSTVSNMQAQLAAWFHEVVLGEVDEPVSVTNGAISPGVVISDDYTVTGGNAPNPGFDAGDGVNYEFASRVSGMAASNLVGYAYGGGSRPETDFSITGNRLSVIPANANARFEFSADGATGFDFGSWLAGNTYELSVQMDVDAIGSTYAQRMSLSLADAAGLVVGSVDLGLQVGTDEAGGLGVFKRIDAGSHSGGSDINAMVASGYPIGTPIDLKMVVQDFNSNTVDYASTYEIFVNGSSVDSGAFRFDGSMSGRYLIFDNAAHEDVVFYDNVKLEVMQVNGGSVTTFYPPSLAFASIDPGRIYWNARPGSVYEPQRSSNLVDWTSHGRVTNDFGTIQWLETGAGEAAQQFYRLR, encoded by the coding sequence ATGAACAAAGTCGTGTGGTTTGCGGTTCTTCTTTCGCTCGCGGCGTCAAGCCTGTGTGCGCAGGCGCTCATTCTGCATGCGGATTTCGAGAGCTATGCGCAGGTGGCCTCCACATCGGCAGGAGCCGGGTTGGAATCGGCGTTCCCGGCGGGTAGCGATGTCGGTGCGACCTATTCCCCCGGGGGTGGCGTGCAATGGATCGGGGCGAACCCGGCAGCGAACGGAAACGGAAGTGCGCAGGTGCTGGCCGGCGGCGACCAGGCCGCCAACTTCAACCAGGGCGTCCTGCTGTTTGCCGGGGGGGCGCAGAACGTCCAGGGCCTGCGGATCGCCTACGACTTCTATTGCGCGGGTTCCAACGGCGACGCCAACGAAGGCGTGCGTATCGGCTTCCGCGATTCCGCCGATTCTAGCAACGGGTTCTTCATCCGCAACGACCGCGACGGCACCATCAAGATCAACGGAACGGATCATCCGAGCCCCAACGCGGGGCAGGACACCTGGCAGCGCTTCAGCGGGTCGTTCATCCAGGCCGCTCCCGGCCTCTATGACTTTGCTTGGTCGATCACCAACCTCGAAACCGGTGCCGAGGTGGCCGCCGGCATTTCGCTTTCCCAAGCCGCCGGGGTTTTTGCCGACGGCCAAAGCGCCGGCCTGTTCATCGAATTTGCCGATCCCTCCAACGCCGCCGGCTTCACGGGCATGGTCGACCATATCTCCGTCACGCTTGAAACCGTGCAGGCCGCTCCGCAGCCGCCCGCAGGGGTGCAGGCCGCAGCCACCAACGGTACGCAGATCCGTGTCGACTGGTTGCCCGTTCCCGGGGTCGATTCCTACACCGTTTACCGCACAACCCTCGGCGGCACTTTTGATGCACCATTGCAGGCCGGCGTGACCGCTCCCTTCTTTACCGACACCACGGCCGCTCCGTTCACGCTCTACCGCTATGCCGTATCCTGCGTGTCCAATGGGCTCGAATCCGCGCTTTCGACCGAGGCGTCTACACTGGTGGCCTCCGTCAGCTACGACCCGCCGAACGACCTGAACATCCTGTTTATTTTCATCGACGACATCGGGTGGGGCGACCTGTCGTGCTATGGCAGCACCGTCACGAACAAGGCGGGCGGAGTCATCACCCCGAACCTCGATGCCATCGCCGCCGCCGGCATCCGCTTCACCGATGGCTATGTCTCCGCGCCGGTCTGCTCGCCCTCGCGGGTAAGCGTCATGACCGGCCTGATGCCGCAGCGTTTTGCCATCCACGATTTCCTGGCAAACAAAAGTACGAATGATGATAAGAAACAGAACGATTGGCTGCAGGCTGGCACCGTCAGTGCCGCGCGCCTTTTCAACGACGCGGGCTATGCCACAGGCATGTTCGGTAAGTGGCACATGGGCGGCGGGCGCGATGTGGACGATGCGCCGTTTCCGCAGGACTACGGATTCGACGAATCGCTCACGTCGTTCGAAGGCATGGGCGACCGCATCCTCTATCTCGACGACGGCGCAACGCACAACCTTTCGAGCCAGAACGCCGACGTGCCGGGCTCCATCGAGTGGGTCGAGTGGGAGATCGGCGCGGATCGGTTCACCGATGCCGCCATCGGTTTCATCTCGCGCGCAGTCGCTTCCAACCGCAACTTCTATGTGCACGTCCCGCACGACGACACCCACTCGCCCTACGACACCGATCCGGGCAAGGAAAACGATTTCGACCACATCACCGGCAACACCACCGCCAAGCTGTTCCTCTCCGAGCTTCATGAGCTCGACAAGGAGATCGGCCGCCTCATGGATGCGCTCGATGCCCTCGGTGCCGCCGACAACACCCTGGTGGTGGTTGTGGGCGACAACGGTGCGCCGAACGACAGCGTCACGCCGCTGCTTTCCCGCAACGGCTCGCTGACCGGCGGCAAGTGGGATCTTTGGGAGGGCGGTATCCGCGAACCTTTCTTCATCCGCTGCCCCGGGATTGTTCCGGCGGGGCGGGTCAACTCCGGCACGGCGGTGTCGACGCTCGACCTGCTGCCGACCTATGCCGCGCTCGCCGGATTGGAGTTGCCCAATGCGCCGTTCGACGGGGAGGACATGAGCGATGTGTTCACCGGCTCCTCCCGTGCCCGCCAGCGCCCGCTCTTCTGGGAGCGCGCCTATTTTTCCGGCGCCATCAACAACGGGGCACCCACCCTGGCGATGCGCAACGGCGACTACAAGCTCCTGATGGAGCCCGACGGTTCCGATGCACAGCTCTACCACATAGCCACCGACAAGGAGGAATCCATCAACCTGATCGCCGATGCCGGGCTCCAATCAACCGTCTCTAACATGCAGGCGCAACTCGCGGCCTGGTTCCACGAAGTGGTGCTTGGCGAGGTTGACGAGCCGGTGTCGGTCACCAACGGCGCGATCTCGCCCGGCGTGGTCATATCCGACGACTACACTGTGACGGGCGGCAACGCGCCCAATCCCGGCTTTGACGCCGGCGACGGCGTGAACTATGAATTTGCATCCCGTGTCAGCGGCATGGCTGCCAGTAATCTTGTCGGGTATGCCTACGGCGGCGGCAGCCGCCCCGAAACGGATTTCTCCATCACGGGCAACCGCCTGTCCGTCATCCCCGCCAACGCCAACGCCCGCTTCGAGTTCAGCGCCGACGGCGCCACCGGGTTCGATTTCGGCTCTTGGCTGGCCGGCAACACCTACGAGCTCTCCGTGCAGATGGATGTCGATGCCATCGGTTCAACCTATGCCCAACGCATGTCGCTCAGCCTGGCCGATGCGGCCGGCCTCGTGGTCGGCAGCGTCGATCTCGGCCTCCAGGTCGGCACCGACGAAGCCGGGGGACTCGGCGTATTCAAGCGCATCGATGCCGGTTCGCACAGCGGCGGGAGCGACATCAACGCCATGGTTGCTTCCGGCTATCCCATCGGAACACCCATCGACCTCAAAATGGTGGTGCAGGACTTCAACAGCAACACCGTGGACTATGCCTCGACCTACGAAATCTTCGTGAATGGGTCGTCCGTCGATTCCGGCGCCTTCCGCTTCGACGGTTCGATGTCGGGACGGTATCTCATCTTCGACAACGCCGCCCACGAGGACGTTGTGTTCTACGACAATGTGAAGCTCGAGGTAATGCAGGTGAACGGCGGCAGCGTCACAACGTTCTATCCGCCCAGCCTTGCGTTCGCCTCCATCGACCCCGGCCGCATCTACTGGAACGCGCGGCCGGGCTCGGTCTACGAGCCGCAAAGAAGCTCCAACCTCGTCGACTGGACTTCCCACGGGCGGGTCACCAACGACTTCGGCACCATCCAATGGCTGGAAACGGGAGCAGGTGAAGCTGCACAACAATTCTACCGGCTAAGATAG
- a CDS encoding fibronectin type III domain-containing protein → MMQKKKQWLAACFIAGGIAAQGATTVLETGFEGYVQTNTSAAIDGLVDAFPSGDTGDSFTAGAGVQWVGANPDTTGNSSTQVLAGGDQSDNFNQGIVLFDGGSQSVNGLNISFDFYNAGSNGNANEGVRVAFRNSANDASGFFIRNDRDGTCKINGTDDPTPNAGQDTWQHFSGTFVESTPGVVGSYDFTYVLTNLETGVEITSGILASQAPGAFADGYSAGLFLEIADPNDPVGFTGMVDNVSVVLLTDVLPPASLDASLTNGTDVALSWSGGFLANTYNVYRSTNSGSYGAALATGISGTSYVDGTTESGKTYYYVVSSIDASLNESGFSPEVAIQTDTQPPAAPSNLVIATNMAMFELTWDANAEPDLASYSVYRSTTSGSFGAPLASGLTTNAFSTGAPTVGESYYYVVTATDTIGNESVGSGEVAGSVSDAGSKLFFVLADGDVYGFNSIASNGWSTMAAGVMTNGTLLANIPAYSNYQAFANLPNWEIYGIDAAGDVLHWSNVADFLTGEGAATTVATGTYAPEGASTERIHGASYDPATKGFYTVLEFDGGGAPDGDVALYSNLTDFVSNTPYVTNVATYGGNKANFYYGGGDVPNNVGSYTNISGNLPYFQVPGSGQIESWVSLEAYIDGPGSRSFQLPDFSGDRTIVGAFAVLPAITAIGDLAIVPLGANDYELSWAAEELGTYALQVKDNLVFGSWSNIVSDIAGIDGTLSVTTTAAQAQSFYRVTGE, encoded by the coding sequence ATGATGCAAAAGAAAAAACAATGGTTGGCAGCCTGTTTTATTGCAGGTGGAATCGCAGCCCAGGGCGCCACGACGGTGCTGGAAACGGGCTTCGAGGGTTATGTTCAAACCAACACCTCAGCGGCCATCGATGGTTTGGTGGATGCCTTCCCCTCAGGGGACACGGGCGATTCCTTCACGGCGGGAGCAGGCGTGCAATGGGTGGGGGCGAATCCCGACACGACGGGGAATTCAAGTACCCAGGTGCTGGCCGGCGGGGATCAGTCCGACAACTTCAATCAGGGTATAGTGTTGTTCGACGGCGGTAGCCAATCGGTGAACGGTCTTAATATTTCCTTCGACTTCTACAATGCCGGCAGTAACGGTAATGCCAATGAAGGGGTGCGTGTCGCATTTCGCAACTCGGCCAATGATGCCTCGGGCTTTTTCATCCGCAACGACCGCGACGGTACATGCAAGATAAACGGCACAGATGACCCAACGCCAAACGCTGGGCAGGATACCTGGCAGCATTTCTCTGGAACATTTGTTGAAAGCACTCCCGGTGTCGTGGGATCCTACGATTTCACTTATGTGCTCACCAATCTTGAAACCGGGGTCGAGATTACGAGCGGCATTCTCGCCAGCCAGGCTCCGGGTGCGTTTGCCGATGGCTATTCGGCCGGTCTGTTCCTCGAAATTGCAGATCCGAACGACCCGGTCGGCTTCACCGGCATGGTGGACAATGTCTCCGTGGTGCTGCTGACGGATGTGCTCCCTCCGGCTTCGCTGGACGCATCGCTGACCAACGGGACGGATGTTGCGCTGTCCTGGTCGGGCGGATTCCTTGCGAACACCTACAACGTCTATCGCTCCACCAACAGCGGTTCCTATGGTGCCGCGTTGGCGACCGGCATTTCCGGGACGTCTTATGTCGACGGCACCACGGAATCCGGCAAGACCTACTACTATGTGGTCTCCAGCATTGATGCCTCGCTGAACGAAAGCGGCTTCAGCCCCGAGGTGGCCATCCAGACCGATACCCAGCCGCCCGCCGCGCCGTCCAACCTGGTCATCGCCACCAACATGGCCATGTTCGAACTGACATGGGATGCCAATGCCGAACCGGATCTGGCGTCCTACTCGGTCTATCGTTCCACGACCAGCGGCTCTTTTGGAGCCCCCCTTGCATCCGGCCTGACCACCAACGCCTTCAGCACCGGCGCACCGACCGTCGGCGAATCCTATTACTATGTCGTTACGGCCACAGACACCATCGGGAACGAAAGTGTCGGGAGCGGCGAGGTTGCCGGTTCCGTTAGCGATGCCGGGAGCAAGCTCTTCTTCGTACTGGCCGACGGCGATGTTTATGGATTTAACTCCATTGCTTCCAATGGCTGGAGCACCATGGCGGCTGGCGTAATGACCAACGGCACCTTGCTGGCGAATATTCCGGCCTACAGCAATTATCAGGCGTTTGCCAACCTGCCCAACTGGGAAATCTATGGCATTGATGCCGCAGGCGACGTGCTGCATTGGAGTAATGTGGCCGATTTCCTGACGGGCGAAGGCGCGGCGACCACGGTTGCCACAGGAACCTATGCTCCGGAAGGTGCCAGCACGGAACGCATCCATGGTGCGAGCTATGATCCCGCCACCAAGGGCTTCTACACCGTCCTTGAATTCGACGGCGGTGGCGCGCCCGATGGTGATGTGGCGCTATATTCCAATCTCACGGACTTCGTGAGCAATACCCCGTATGTGACGAATGTTGCAACCTATGGCGGAAACAAGGCCAACTTCTATTATGGCGGCGGCGATGTTCCCAATAACGTTGGTTCATACACCAACATTTCCGGAAACCTACCGTACTTCCAGGTGCCGGGGAGCGGCCAGATCGAATCGTGGGTTTCACTGGAGGCTTACATCGACGGGCCAGGCAGCCGCAGTTTCCAGCTTCCCGACTTCAGTGGTGACCGCACCATCGTCGGGGCGTTTGCTGTATTGCCCGCCATCACGGCCATCGGCGACCTCGCCATCGTCCCGCTCGGCGCGAACGACTACGAGCTCTCTTGGGCGGCTGAAGAACTCGGCACCTATGCCCTGCAGGTCAAGGATAATCTGGTCTTCGGAAGCTGGAGCAATATTGTCTCGGACATCGCCGGGATCGATGGCACGTTGTCGGTCACTACCACGGCAGCGCAGGCTCAGTCGTTCTATCGCGTGACCGGGGAGTAA